A window from Candidatus Methylomirabilota bacterium encodes these proteins:
- a CDS encoding type II toxin-antitoxin system VapB family antitoxin: MRTTLEIDEKLLKQAQVLTKAKTKKEVVHRSLEALIRQQRIERLLGKLGHFPLNLTPRKLAKLRADG; encoded by the coding sequence ATGAGAACAACTCTAGAGATTGACGAGAAGCTCCTCAAGCAGGCGCAGGTTCTTACCAAGGCCAAGACAAAGAAGGAGGTTGTCCACCGCTCCCTGGAGGCCCTTATCCGCCAGCAGCGGATCGAGCGTCTCCTTGGAAAACTGGGCCACTTTCCACTGAACTTAACTCCGAGAAAACTCGCCAAGCTGCGTG